TAACTCAAATGAATGCTTTATAGTGAAACAGTGACTTGACAAAAAGTACCTAAGAGTGACCTGCGCAATCTTAGCAAAATCCTGTTGTGTGCAACATTAATCCAGAGGCACTCATATATTTGAAGTGTCCCTTCATTCATGTACTCTCTTAAATGTATAATGTTTGTAAAATCTTCTCTTAGACATTGACGAGTGCCTAACCGAGACTTCAGGCTGCGAACACTTCTGTGTCAACACCCTGGGAACATACGAGTGCTTTTGTCGACTGGGCTTCCGCTTGGATCAGGACCAGCACTCGTGCCTCTGTGAGTGACAGTTGTGTTATAGTTATTCCTCGGCAGCATACGCTCCATCTCACTGCAAAACAGACGTATGGCAAATTGCAATTTTAAAAGGAAATCTCTTTTGTCATGACCCTAACCTTGCACTGGATGTGTTTAGCTCTGTATGGCAGAGAACTGGATGAAGacgaagatgaggaggaggaggagggggaagcggaagaagaagaggaagaccagCTGGAAGTTCACAGATTACCTGACCTGCTATTCCGCAATGCCCCTCAGCTCCTGCAGTACACGGCGGCCTTGCACTACCGGTTTGaaaatgacgatgatgatgatgatgatgatgatgacgacagtGATCGTGGCGACAATCAAGAACCAATGGAGATTCAGAGAGACCGCAGGGGAGAACTACGGCTGGACAACCACATAGGTACAGTGCAAGTGATGAGACCGAGATGTTCACGCGGCGAGGAATTAatctaaatgttattttattgttattcgTATAAGAAGAAAATCAATTGATTAATTTTCGGGTGTTTTCCAGTATGTCTAGGTGGCTCGTTTGGGGATGACTGCAGTGTGAGCTGTGAAGACTGTGTAAATGGAGTTTGCAGTGAAGACAACGACCGATGTCAGTGTTCACCTGGGTGGATGGGGATCATATGCAACAAGAGTAAGTCTAGTCTGTATATTATTTGTACATCCCCAAATTCCTGAGAAATTCTGTAGCATTCAAATAaaggtattttatttttcttaaatatcCACATACTTAAAATAGATTTTCGTCCAGGGTGTTTTGTGACTATTTAAAGTACACAGGGTAGCATACCTGTTTTTTCCCATAGGATGTTGCCTCCACGCTGCGGTCTAGATGTAAAATTGAGGAGCTCCTAGTGTGCATCGATCCAGAGCCATGTATCAAAACCTGTCGGCTCATCTGCGTAGGAGGCTGGGTTGTTTATGGGACACAAGAGCACAAAATGAATCAATCTGTCTGCTACTGGAGCAAGGCCAAGGCCCACAGCAAGAGTGTAGCCTGAGGCCAAGGATGTCCACTGCTGGGTTAGAAAGCAAATCTCCATTGTTCTCATCCAGTGCTATGATTAATGACTGTCTTTGCTCTGAACCTGAATCAGGCTGGTAATCATAAGAGGAAAACCACTTGGGATAAGTCTGCTAGAAGCAATCTGTCACATTTAGAAACACGCACCTGAGGTGGCAGTGTTCCGATGCAGCGCCCTAAAGGTGATGTGTCTGGACATGGGTAGAGAGTAGATGTCTCATTTTTCTACCTCAAGCACAGATGTGGGAAATGCTACAGAAGGTAATTactaaaaccataaaaaaacagtgtgaacAAATCAATGGTGATAGTttgaaaatacatgttttactACTTTGTCTTACATGACTTAAAAAACTTCATGAAATGATGAATCTGTTAACACAAAACGTTAACATGCTGTCTGTAGAAGCGCACTGCATTACCATATGTGGTCTTTTAGCCCGTTTTGTGCAAATATCAGTAGGAAAATTggaaaatctttaaaaacaataagGGATTTCAGATTTTCTTACTGATATGTAactttctctgtctttatgTTCTTCATGCTCAAGCAGATATTGTGGTTTTTCTCTTGATTTGTTTAATCATGCCATCAAATCCTAGCAGTAACACAACAAcgtttcactttgttttaatgCAGTGTGTTCTGCAAGTTACCCAAACATCCCAGTATCAACTCTCTAATGCTGCtataaattttttttacattttaacagttCTTTATCTTCTTTGGTTATAATTCTATATGTTGGCTACACATCAGGTAAACTAATATAACACTTTCTTATACCACAAAAAGCCTCTGTTGAGAAACAACGATTACTCCAATAGAGTAAGTCATGTCTATTGCATTTTCAGTGTCTGTCTGATGTAATTATTACAATAGTTACCTCCATGGGGTATTTGAACTGGCTTATCTTCCCTTGGAGTGACATAAACCTGCTGTGTGACATGGGATTTAAAACCACATTAACTTGAAGGATTGTAACACATCTTAAACTGCCCTTATGGTTCATGCTGTAATTTCTTAAACAGCTCAAGGGATTAAGTGTGTTAGGAGAGCACACGCTTAGATGAAGACAGGTTGAGGTGGAGGTGTTGAATGATTTCTTAATGATACTGACATTAAGGTGTCAGAGCTCTTCTCATAGGCcccatctcctctctctctctctctccctctctctctctctctctccctctctctctccatccagcTTGTCCACAGGGAACCTACGGGCAGGCCTGTAACAGCCTGTGTCGTTGCCAAAATGGAGGCTTGTGTGACCCTGTGACTGGGAAGTGTTTGTGTCCCCCAGGGGTACAAGGTTTTTTCTGCGAGGATGgtttgtattcacacacacccacacacacacacacacacacacacacacttaaatcacACCTTCATTAACACAGGCGACCAGGCCAGATGTCAGTGGGTCCAAACAACTTTGGGTTTATGTGACTTTGAGTAACTTCTACGAGCCTAAAATAATtgacttgtgtgttttgcaagaaagaaaaaagaacattaaaaaaagaagcgtatttagggttagggttttggctgggtttgtctgtctgttagcagcataactcaaaaagtgaGAGTCATGGTTTATTAATACAATATTAACCTCTCTTACCTAATAAAATCATCTCATCTCCTACTGTTTTTTCAGAGTCCTGCCCTAAGTCTAGGAACAATGTCATAGTTTGAATTTTTCAAGTTTTAAATTCTACATTTATTGTTCTTAATGTTGAACTTTGTTTTTAGTTAATCAATCAAAGCTGCCCTTCTTTTCTGGCACCATTCATGTTCACAGGTTGCCcaagaggacattttgggagGGACTGCAGAAGAAAGTGTAATTGTCCAAACAATGGACATTGCCATCGTGTGTATGGAGCCTGCCTGTGTTCACCCGGTTTATATGGTCGTTTCTGCCACTTGCGTGAGTAGCAACCTAGCTTTAACTGTATAATACATGTACTGCATTATAATATCACAAACAATTACATCATAATACTGGCATATCATCTTTATATGTTAAATGCTATCAATGAGAAAAAACATTCTGATTATACAATTTATGGGTAACAAACATAACCTGAAGGAAAATTCCATTATTACAGTATTATAATTACTGCTGCATGGTTTTCATGCAAAATGCAGAAGTGAACTGAGTTCAAATGATTTGAAAAATGTAGCCAAAcatcgttttttgtttttgtgtcatgatGATTAAAATACGAAGAGTAGGGCAACACCTCCTACTGAGCTTTGTGATCACAATGACCTcttaggtttgtttttttaatattaaaactgcTATTTTCAGATTAAGTCATATTTAGAAAATGATTGAAATGACATTTCCCTTCACTGTCATGTTCACTCTTCCTTGCTGCCTGTTTTTAGCCGTTTTGACGGCGGCACAAGGTGAGAAGGCAGCTCTCTGGGAAGCCAGTGTCCCTCCAGTTTTCCCTCAATAAGGTGGACTGCTAAAGCAAACTCCTCATTGTCCAGCATGCCATCACCATCCACATCCGACAGCCTCCAGATTTGAGCTAGCACAGAGTTAGGCAGAAGCGTGGTCGTCATCCACTCTTTGACTTTGGTTCCGCTCAGTTTGCCTTCATTTGGACTGAGGTTGTAGAAAATCTCATCGTACTTTGGCTTGTACTTCTCCACGACCCACTCATCAAAATCTGCATCACTGCTCTCGTCATCTCTGGAGAGTTCTTTGAAAGGATCCTTCTTGTAATGCTCTGGCCTGAATGTTCCCAGAAATTCGCCATCCAATACACCGGGCAGGGATTTCTTCCTCACTTCGTGTTGTTGCAGTAAAGGCACCAGGTTTGCTATGTCTGTAGCCAGGAGTTTATCCAAGGAAGCCATTAGACTTGGTTTTAGTGTCTTGAACTTTGAGAAATCCTGACCCAGAAGTTTCTCCTGGAGATGTATTCAGTTACATGTAAGgctcacaaacacattcatgcaaatatatataaaaatgaatcattaaaaaatcatttttgacCTGCATCTTGGTGCAGTCAGGGAAGTCGCCAGCTGGGACTCGATGCTGTTGTTGGATCTTGCTGAAAATCACAGGGAGCTGGTAAATCAGATTGTGCTTCTTGCTTTCTTTGCAAAAGATGGTTGGCATCTCCTGCTTAAGGTAGCTGATAATGTGTGCGTGAGCCTAGGAaggaaataaaactgaaataatccagaaaatctgtaaaaacagcagcaaagttGATAAATGTTTACCCTCTTACCCTCACTAAGCGTGCCCTCTTCACCAGGTCATTCAGTTTGCGCACTGCAGCATAGCGCGGCAGGTTCCTTATGTCGGCCAgaagatcctcctcctccagctctatCAGCTGATAGTGGTCACACACCTGCCTCGGCTCTGACCAGAGAGACACAATGAAAACCCGCAGGATCTCTGGGGTTTTAAACACTTTCCCCAGTGACCACATGAGGGCGCCATACACTCTCATGAGCTGCTGTGAGTCCACCCTGTCAGCCTTGTTGAGAACTACACGCAACTTGTCCTCATAGCCACTCAGAGCCCCAAAAGCTCGAGTGAGCTCATCGGAGAACTCCAGTTTATGTGAATCGAACAGCAGGATGATTCTATCCACACGTTCTGCAAACCAGCGCAACACTGCTGGGAAGTCATAGCCTGGgaataatgaacaaaaacataggGTTTTCATTAATGATATCTGTAATGGTGCCTCAAGATATAGAGGAATATGTAACATTTCCCAGCGGCCCTCTCTGGTTTCGAGCCATTTCAGTCACACCCATTGATTAATTGGTCTATAAAACAAAGCGTAGACTGCTCAGTTACTTACTGCTCATCTCCTCCCAACTCTGCTGCTGACTTCAACTGTTTGGCTGTAAATGCTCCCTTTTTTATTATGCATACAATGACTCGCCTTCAAGGAATTTAAATCCGTGAAGGAGAGTCAAATCCTCCTTACAGCAACAATCCTGCCTAATGCGTGCAAGTAAAATAATCCGATGCATTCTGACACGGAAAAGGAAAATAGAAgcattttctctctcacctcGACTCAGTTTTCTTTTGGCAGCAGTTAAGATTCCCGGTGTGTCAATGATGCTGATATTTTCAAGAACTTTGTTTTGCATCTGAACACACTGAAACCTGCGTTAGAAAAAAATGCATGCAACATAATTTACTATGGTTTGTATGGATAAAGGAAGTGTATTTGTGACAATGAAGGAACAACATGGATGAGGACTTGTTAAATTACCTGTTCAGAAAAGAATTTCCAAAGGGGTCAAGGTTGCGAAAGGGCTTTTTTGGATCCACTGTGAGGGCATTGCCAGGGATGATTCCTTCTGTTTCTCCATACATGAGGGCACTGAAGCAGTCAGTGGTTGGCTCTGGCCCAACCCTGCTGCCAGGAAAATCTTGTTCTATGAGATACCTGCAGACACCGATGGTGCACATCACTGCAGTCGTCATTCTTTCCCACAACACAGTGTttgaacacatgcacatgcacatgcacacacatttttgaatgCATGAAGAGTCAAAGTCTGACCTGATAAAAGTTGTCTTTCCTGTTGAGTACTGGCCCATCACCAGCACCATTGGTTTGTTGTCAAAGTCTGCATCCTCGAAGCTTGGGCTGTGAAAGTGATGGAAAGAGTAGTGTTTCTCTATCGGCAGCAGCCTCTTATAATAAAGAttcttcagctcctctgtcACCATGTTGATGTCCCCCAGTGTTTTAGGGTTTCTCCTGAGCCTCCGCATGGACATGACTGCGAACTTCTGTGCTAGATGTCTCAGTGAAGAAGCTGCTTACCCTTTTAAGACCAAAGTGAATGACTGAGGAATGTGCACAAGGAATATTATCAGATTCTCACAGCTGTCTGCTCCATCGTGCAGCGGGACATTGAGAGGGTGGAGAGGGTGTAACCAGAGTCTGCAGCTGCACCTAACATAAAGCCAGTGTCGAGAGGGACAGGGTGGAGTGGAGTTCACTTCTTGTTGCTGAGTAGGGACAATCTTGGCAAAATCCATGCTGAACGTTTCTTCTAATCACATTGTGGGGATATGGCAGTGCCGGAGTTTTGAAAGTCTTGCATTACACCCTGTGTCTATTTTTTCAATGCTTCTGTTTATGTGCAGAAAACCACAAACAACACTGGCCACAAACTCACAATGGTCAGACTTTGCTGGAAAGTGTTTGCACATGCAGTAAGCCTGGTCTGGAATTAGATTTGTAATTACACTTTAGTAGGGATGAATGATGCACCACGATTGTGCAGGAAATTCCATTAATTAAGTGAAACAAGAGCCACTGGTCACATGGCTTAAACTAACAGAGGTCTTCTGTTGTGATAACATAGCAAgtaggtgtgtttgtttaccaAAACTGAATACGCCGACAGAGTGggtttcattttaacatttttctcaATTAAATGACttagaaaaacataaatattgtcCTTGTTTATCTTTCGAAAACTTTAATGAAGTAGTTCAAGAGCAGTAACACATAGTAGTTTAAGTGTAGATCATatgtgcatgttgtttttgtacaatattGTAGCATGGTAACATGTTGAAGTCATTCCTTACTGTATCTTATTCCAAActctatctctgtgtgtgtgtgtgtgtgtgtgtgtgttttaaactgaTCCTGTCCGCCTCAGCCTGTCCCAGGTGGACACACGGTCCAGGCTGTTCCAAGGAATGTGACTGTGTTCAAGAACATTCCACTGGCTGTGACCCCAAAATGGGGAACTGTTTGTGTAAAGCTTCATATCACGGCCCACAGTGTGACAAAGGTATGACCACTGTTTCAATGAAAATCCAAATGACAGTCTAACCTACACAGATTTAAAACTGTTGGGTTTGAGATTTCTCACGGTATTAATatgatcttgttttgtttctgtttccaaATGCAGAATGTGATCAGGGTTTCTTTGGCGCACACTGTGAGCAGCCATGTGACTGTCCAGGTGGGGGATCATGTGACCCCAGGACCGGAGAGTGCAGCCAGCAATGTCCTGCAGGACTTCATGGAGACAGATGTCAGCTAGGTGAGACATGAAAAGCTGCTTTTATGCTCTTGAATAAACACTGTGCATCCAGCTGTCAAAGTAGAACAATACAATACAGCCCAAAGCAAGTTATTGTACATCTAGTTTTCTATGGCGGCGTCTCTTTGTGACACTAGAAAAACCTGATCTATGATCTGAGTCTGAAATTAACGTTGTATAGCAACCTTTCAAAGGTCTCAGTCttcagttttcagatgaagactggtcaagaccacaactgaTATCAGCTCACAtggaatatttttgttttcacacaacacactgaaaaaaTTGGTGTGTTGTGAGGTCAAGACACTGAGGTCTTGACCTCAGTGTAGCATCCCTGGCTGTCAGAATAATGGTCTGGCTCTGTTCCTGATGGTTCAGAATGCTTAATTATAATGAAAGTTGAATTCACTCCAAACATGCCATTAATTTATCCTGAACACACTATAGGAGCAGGTGGAaagacaaaacataaaataaaataaatacaagatttTACTCACATCAACATAGGAATTATCTCCCTTTAACTCCTCTTTAGCCAAACGGTTAGAAATGGTAGCTTCTTAATTAATTGTGCATATAAACCAACTGTAGTCACTTCAGTCTATATGTTTCATTGTAAAAGAGTTAACTgtgcaaataaatcacacacaagaTGATgctaataaagtaataataatatagcaTAGCAAATAGCATAACATTCACATGAAACTCTGTAAAGTACtaactgagattaaaaacaactcaaaacacacacgataccaaataaaacatatacagacCTTGTGCCCTCAGGTGCTAAAAGAAACCGCAAAAAGTGGACTCTGTTTGCAGCCTTAATTGGCACATTtctatgatttttttcatacttCCTTATTttaccctttcaaaataaaaacagcactttTGAATAGGTGACCTACCACAATAAAAGTACGGCAAAATTTAGTTGATTTACACTCAGCACTTCTCAAATGTTTCATACTCACTGTTCATGATGAAACTTGACTCCACAGCGCTCTCTTGTGGTTATATAGTAGAGGACCATTGTGACTGTGTTCAAAAATGAATAACAGTAACGCCGACACAGGTGTCTGCATGTTCActtattgtttgtttactctATACATGAGCGAACGTGATAACCTTATTCATGCTGACAATACTAAATCATTATAAATGAGtttctgaattttttttccatctctttcatttctctctGATGCCTATAAATCAtcctttattctttcttttatttctgtacTGCAGTCTTTGATGACTGTGTGAGTGGATTTAATGGGTGAAGGTTTTCCTCTTGagcttttacattacatgtcatttagcagacgcttttatccaaagcgacttacaatggaatcaagtacaattagccaggggtggaatcgaacttgcgaccatgatgtctttggtacacaaggcagggtcttaaccactgagccactccaccccaagcTCACCCCGAGCTCACCTGGTCAGTGCAGGTGTTCCTGTTCTTATAAACTGTACAGCTGACAACGTGACTGCTCCACCGTGGCACGCTGTCCTCTGGCTGTTTACTCTGCAGGTTGATGGAAAGTTCAACTCTGTGTGCAGTAATCTGAGGAGATTCTGAATATTGTTCAGGAACCtctggtaaaaaacaaaaacaacgttTTGTGTTTTAGTGGAGTGGACtaatataaaatgacagaattacAATTTGTCAGCACAGTCCAGATCCAGGCTTGCAGGGATTTCCAATgccaaatattaaaaaataaaaaaaaataaaaaatgcatttatcttAAGTTGAAGTCCAGGTCATGTCAGGGGTGATTTACTTCAGTTACCATTGCAGAGGCTGTTGGCAGTGACTAAATAAGAAACACAAATGATTCAACTTTTCACCTCACTCCCTTAAACCAGTGCAACATTCTGTAATCCcgcctttgtgtttttctgctgttgCGCTGTCCCAGTTGTGTAATCTGtttctgatttttgttttattatggtTGTTAGCCTGTGAAGCTGGGCGCTATGGACAAAACTGTCAACTGACTTGTGACTGTGGAGGAGCTCCATGTCATCCCATAACGggactgtgtgtctgtccgcCTGGGAAGACTGGACCCTCCTGTCAGGAAggtgtgttttctgtattttattacGTTGTCCTTCACTTTCTTCTGTTTGGGGACATTTTAGCATTCTTATTTTAAGCTTCTGAAGGGaagaatgttttaaatgttttgaggGACAGTTTGAACTCACTAACATGTCAgtgtcatttacaaaatgttacaaaaagcTTTAAAGTGAACTCTTTCAGAGACCCTTTAAAACATTCTTCTCCGCTTTAGGAGACAGTCGGATTACTACTCAGTTAATCTGAAATACACTTGCTCCCCAGACTGCCCAGAGGGGTTTTGGGGCTTGAAGTGCCAGTTCTCCTGTCCACACTGTCAGGACAGTGGTTCCTGCAACAAACTGAGCGGAGGATGTGACTGTAAGCCAGGCTTTACTGGAAACCTCTGCCAACATAGTGAGTATTAATCATATCGGGATTcaagacacaaaacatttaagacTGCATTAACCAATCCCTCACATCTGTGCacttcaaataaacacattgatTAGCAATATTTGAATAACTGAATGGTTCCAGGTGATATATTCCATAACGTTTCATCTAAATCAAACATATTCTTCTCTTCCTCTAACTGATTGTTTCTTTTGGCTCTGTGTTGTGTGCAGAGTGTCCTCCAGGTCATCATGGACCAGGCTGTTTAATGCCCTGTTCATGTCATGCTGACACCAGCTGTGACCCACACACTGGTCACTGCATCTGCCCTCCTGGCAGAACAGGCCATGACTGCGCAATCGGTAAGaacttaaattattattattttttaaataaaataaataaatgtttttaattcatttatttacgtTGCCAGAAATCATAATGTAACAACACAGATTAATAATTCAGTAGCTTATATGTATAAACTATAACTGTCTCTGTAAACACTGCTGTCCTTCATAGCGTGTGAGTCTGGTTACTGGGGCCAAGGATGCATCAGTAAATGCCAGTGTCAGGACAACTCTCTAGGCTGTGACCCCGTCAACGgtcagtgtatgtgtgaaaCAGGCTTTACTGGAGACCACTGTGAAAAGAGTAAGTTCTCTTCTTGGATGACTCAAGAGACATAGATAAACAAATGCTGCCACCATTGGGTGTGTGCAGTCATAGCACTGTTTGCATTTATATCAGTAAAGTGAgagagagttgttttttttcttacatgctctattttttaacttaaaattGGTCTTGATAATCCTCCCtgatcattttttttggtttattatgTTCACAGAGTGTGCAAATGGTACTTACGGGCAGGGCTGTACGCAGCAGTGTCAGTGTCAAAATGGAGCCCACTGTGACCATGTGAGTGGAGCCTGCACATGTTCCCCTGGATACACTGGCACTTCCTGTGAAAAGAGTaagacttatttatttttttcagatgaTAGTCTTGCATATTGAGATACTGTATGTAGGTTTTCATATGTGAGGGGCTTTTTACTGAAGTCGTAGGAACAATAGTCGGGAATACCATAGCACCATATGAAGCTCATGCAGATACTTTACTCAAATGATGCAAAAGCTGCTCACACTTTGACTTGAATTTCAATTAATCAGATAGTTGATAGACACAAAATTCTCATCTATAATTATcaaattcttattttttaattcagtgtCATTTGAGCTTCAGATATACAGGGGTTTGCTGATATGTATTGTCTCATGAAATATTGAAGGATTTTGTCAAATTAAATCTGtattcttcttgtttttgtttttcacaattatctgtatttttcacaccaaattacatttttttcgATCTGGAAAATGTCAATTTAGTGTTGGATGTTATGTGTGACGTTTGGGGTGAAGTTAACTCCAGTTTCTTGagctgtctttcttttttgatacACTAGATGGCACTGCAGGATGTTATTTTCATCTTAACATCGTTTCCCCCCCAAGTTTCCTGTGAATCATCATCACACAGTTTCAATGAATCATCTG
This Solea senegalensis isolate Sse05_10M linkage group LG8, IFAPA_SoseM_1, whole genome shotgun sequence DNA region includes the following protein-coding sequences:
- the LOC122773910 gene encoding EH domain-containing protein 2-like translates to MSMRRLRRNPKTLGDINMVTEELKNLYYKRLLPIEKHYSFHHFHSPSFEDADFDNKPMVLVMGQYSTGKTTFIRYLIEQDFPGSRVGPEPTTDCFSALMYGETEGIIPGNALTVDPKKPFRNLDPFGNSFLNRFQCVQMQNKVLENISIIDTPGILTAAKRKLSRGYDFPAVLRWFAERVDRIILLFDSHKLEFSDELTRAFGALSGYEDKLRVVLNKADRVDSQQLMRVYGALMWSLGKVFKTPEILRVFIVSLWSEPRQVCDHYQLIELEEEDLLADIRNLPRYAAVRKLNDLVKRARLVRAHAHIISYLKQEMPTIFCKESKKHNLIYQLPVIFSKIQQQHRVPAGDFPDCTKMQEKLLGQDFSKFKTLKPSLMASLDKLLATDIANLVPLLQQHEVRKKSLPGVLDGEFLGTFRPEHYKKDPFKELSRDDESSDADFDEWVVEKYKPKYDEIFYNLSPNEGKLSGTKVKEWMTTTLLPNSVLAQIWRLSDVDGDGMLDNEEFALAVHLIEGKLEGHWLPRELPSHLVPPSKRLKTGSKEE